The following proteins are encoded in a genomic region of Aquella oligotrophica:
- a CDS encoding FMN-binding negative transcriptional regulator: MYQPKSFIESDQDKLYSLIENYPFATLISKKDGEIEISHLPLLLDRENGQLLGHIARANPLLEYILTGQLATAIFHGPHGYISPAWYQDPTDNVPTWNYAVVHIEGKLIATTEAELMKLLDQLYLLHDKSKMPINWQNPKISAKLNGIAGFKIKIEKMTGKYKLSQNRSFEDRRGVIRNLNKNNSELCDIMNNC, translated from the coding sequence ATGTATCAGCCTAAATCTTTTATTGAGTCAGATCAAGATAAACTATACTCATTGATAGAAAATTATCCATTTGCTACCCTAATTAGCAAAAAAGATGGTGAAATAGAAATATCTCATTTGCCATTATTACTTGATCGTGAAAATGGACAATTGCTTGGACATATTGCTAGGGCAAATCCATTACTAGAATATATTCTAACTGGGCAACTGGCGACGGCAATTTTTCATGGTCCGCATGGCTATATTTCACCAGCTTGGTATCAAGACCCTACGGATAATGTACCAACATGGAATTATGCTGTGGTACACATTGAAGGAAAATTAATTGCAACTACTGAAGCGGAGCTAATGAAATTACTTGATCAGTTATATCTGCTGCATGACAAAAGCAAAATGCCAATTAATTGGCAAAACCCGAAAATATCTGCAAAATTGAACGGTATTGCGGGGTTTAAAATAAAAATAGAAAAAATGACTGGCAAATATAAACTTAGTCAGAATAGATCATTTGAGGATAGAAGAGGGGTTATTCGTAATCTTAATAAAAATAATTCTGAGTTATGTGATATCATGAATAATTGCTAG